DNA sequence from the Thiosulfativibrio zosterae genome:
TTTGGAAAATCGGGCAATGGCACCCTTGGTTAAAAGCGGGTATTTTATTAGCCCTCTTAAATGCACTGTTACTCGCGTTTTCTGGACAACCCTGGTCAATTGCTAATGTTTTGCCTATTTGGGGATTAAAGTTATCCGATTCCTTGCAAGTGCCAATTGATTGGTCTTTCTGGAGCTATGGCATGACCTATGCCAATCGCATTGAATCCAGCATTTTTGTAGACCCGGTTAGCTTAACCACCCTAGGCATCATTGTGGGTGCTTTGCTGGTGACCTTATTAAAACCCCAACTCTCAAGACATCAAGAAAAACATCCTTTGAAGACTTATATCATGGCTTTAATGGGTGGCTTTTTAATGGGATATGGTGCAGTGATTGCATCAGGTTGCAATATAGGGGCATTTTTTAGCGGCATCAGCTCTGGGAGTTTACACGGATGGCTTTGGGGATTCAGTGCATTAGCGGGTAATGCTGTGATTATTCATTTAAGAAATCGTTTTGCATGACGCTCATAAAAAAAGCCCTTGTATTCTCACAAGGGCTTAATCATTAAAGTTCATCAAAGATAATGAAGTTAATTAACTGTTCCAAAGGTCTGCGGTAATACTCTTGTACCAACCACGCGCATAATTGGCCTCCATTTTACGGAAAGCAGCATCAGCGCCCATAGGGCTTACGCCCCCTGCGCCACTCACGCCACCAATCGTGCCATCGTGCATTTCATAAACCGCTGCCACACTGATTCCATAATCAGCAGAAATCAAACTATAGCAGGTGTTCACATTTTTAGGTCTTGGCATTGCCCAGTTATGGAACTGCGACACAATAGCCGCCGCACACATTTTGCCTTGGCTAGCCGCTGAATGCCCTGATTTTGGCATTTTGCCGGCAATAGACGCATCACCAATCACATGAATACCACGATGAATGGTCGACTCAAAGGTTTCTTGGTTAACTGGACACCAACCCGTTTCATTGGTTAAACCTGCCGCAAATGCCAGTTTACCGGCTTTTTGTGGCGGAATAATATTAACCACATCGGCTTTAATAGTCCCATAATCACAAGTCACCGTTTTGGTGGCTGCATCTACTTTTTTGACAGCTCCGCCATCGGTAGCAGAAACCCATTCAATCATATCGCCATACAACTCGGCCCAACCTTCTTTAAATAAACCTTGCTTAGAGAACTTATCTTTGGCATCTAAAACCAAGATTTTTGCGGTTGGGTTATTGGCTTTAAAATAAGCCGCCACCATACTCACACGCTCGTATGGGCCAGGAGGGCAACGGAAAGGATTGCCTGGTGGTGCAATGACAAAAGTCCCGCCTTGCTTCATTTCGCGAATCTGTTTGTACAGAATATCGGTTTGTGGGCCTGCTTGATAGGCATGCGGAATTTTATCTATGACATCTGCAGACAAGCCTTCAATCGCTTCATATTTAAAATCAATACCCGGAGAAACCACCAAACGATCATATCCAAGTAGATCACCATTCGCCAAGGTGACTGTTTTAGCGGCGGGATCAATCGCAGAAACCATTTGGTGAATCACATTCACCTTGTGCTTTTCACTCAAGGATTTGTAGTTGTGGGTAATGGTTTTTGCATCGGTTAAACCTGCCAAATACCAATTACTGCCTGGGCAGGTCATATAGGTTTCCTTAGGTTCAACCAAGGTCACATCAATATGACTGTCAAAACGCTTAAGGTATTTTGCACAACTGGCGCCACCAAATCCGCCCCCGATGACCACCACTCTAGGCTGACTGCCCGCTTTGTTCAATTGCGCTTTTTCTTTGGGTGCATTGCTCACACAGCCCGTTAATACCGAATAAACTGGCGCAACCGCCCCTAAGGCGACCATGGCTTTTATAATTTCACGACGATTAAATTGTTTCATAATGCTCTCCAGGGCTAATTAAGGTTTTAAAGTACTGAAATACTTTGCCAACTCTTCAATTTCTGCATCGCTATACCCTTTGATATGACGCTGCATGACTGTTGAGGGTCTGGTACCATCTTTAAAAGCCTTAAGCTGTTGAACCATCACAGACTCAGGATACCCTGCTAAAGGCGGAATGCTTCCACCCACCGCTTTACCTTCTGGCCCATGACACATAAAGCAAGTCGTGGCAGAAAGCTCTGCATTACTAATGCCCACCGCATAAGAAGCGGTAGGCAATACAATCATCATTGCGCCAGCCATGATGAGATGTTGCAATTTCTTCATATATTCACCCTCGTTGGTTAAGAATTTAAAATCGATTTTTGTTTTAAGAGACCTAAAATAGCCTGACAGAATTTAGCGACAAACCCATGCTTAGCAGTTAACAGCTTAATAACTGTTTTTTATGTAGATTTGATTTTGAAGTGAAATCGATCAGTTATCCAATCAAAAAATCTTTTGGCATATAAAATTATTTTTTATTAGCATTAAATAATATTATTAAATACTTATTCAATTCTCTTAAAACCTGCTTTTAACATGACAACCTTAACTAAACTGACTAACAAGACTTTGCCAAAGGCATGCAATCCAATACACTAGGCGGCAATCATAGAAATTGAATGGAAAAGTCATGTTAAGAAGTTTTTTTGGGAATAAACAATGGGCGCTCTGGGCTTGGGGCGGGCTGTTTTTACTATTTACGGTGACTTGGCTACAAGTGGAACTGACTGTAAAACTGAACAGTTGGTACGGAGAGTTTTACGATATTCTGCAAAAGGCGAATGATATTCAGGCTTTTTGGCAAAGTATGATTGATTTCACCTATATCGCAGTGCCCTATATTTTCATTGCCATGTTTGCGTTTTATTTTGCCCAACATT
Encoded proteins:
- a CDS encoding NAD(P)/FAD-dependent oxidoreductase yields the protein MKQFNRREIIKAMVALGAVAPVYSVLTGCVSNAPKEKAQLNKAGSQPRVVVIGGGFGGASCAKYLKRFDSHIDVTLVEPKETYMTCPGSNWYLAGLTDAKTITHNYKSLSEKHKVNVIHQMVSAIDPAAKTVTLANGDLLGYDRLVVSPGIDFKYEAIEGLSADVIDKIPHAYQAGPQTDILYKQIREMKQGGTFVIAPPGNPFRCPPGPYERVSMVAAYFKANNPTAKILVLDAKDKFSKQGLFKEGWAELYGDMIEWVSATDGGAVKKVDAATKTVTCDYGTIKADVVNIIPPQKAGKLAFAAGLTNETGWCPVNQETFESTIHRGIHVIGDASIAGKMPKSGHSAASQGKMCAAAIVSQFHNWAMPRPKNVNTCYSLISADYGISVAAVYEMHDGTIGGVSGAGGVSPMGADAAFRKMEANYARGWYKSITADLWNS
- a CDS encoding c-type cytochrome; translation: MKKLQHLIMAGAMMIVLPTASYAVGISNAELSATTCFMCHGPEGKAVGGSIPPLAGYPESVMVQQLKAFKDGTRPSTVMQRHIKGYSDAEIEELAKYFSTLKP